GCCTACTGCTAGATTACCCTGAAAAAATAAAATGAATTTCCGTGAATAATGAACTATTAATATCGTTTTAGTAGTATGGTGCAAAAGTGCAAAATTTGAACATTAGGCCTCACTTTAATATTTAAAATTTATTGAACAATAGTATTTTGATAACTCCCAATAATTGTAATGTTTGTAAATGCTAGCAGTCATTTCAAGAATCGGTTTTAAGCTCAGCAAAAAAACTGAGATTAACGGTAGAAACATTTGGCCAAATTACTTACAGTTGCTTTTAACAGTTTTATTTGCAGCACATTGCACAACACAGGCATATGTAAATTTTGCATAATTTGATAAATAGAACAATATAAACTATATGAACCCTATTGTTTACAAAGCCTATCACCCAAAAAGGAAAACTAGTAATTGCTATGTATATTCATAGCGTCCAAAATAAATCTATTAAAATGTTCATCTTTTTACTTATTGTAACTCGGGTACATTATTTTTCAATTGCCTATAAAATTGCTACAGAAAGCTGGACTTATTCGGGATTTCCAACTAAACAAAATTAGTTTGTACTTATTACTATGAATTAGGATTTTAATAAAAAGTATTTTCGCAAATTCAAGCAAATTAAAAAATTGGTAACTTTGGATTTCTATATGCACCGCTTTGACAATTGGCTCAAAATACTTGCACAAATGGTAATTACAAAACAATTAAATGAGTTTAATTATTGGAGGATTTATCATATTTTCACATTTCTTACAACACCCATAGCTGTTTAATTTTTATTACAATCTTTAGAAAATTTGCAATTGTTTTTCTATGTGCCTTTGCTTTCAACGGATACAAAAAACTTTCTTCGAAAAGTTTCCTCAATCAAAAAGTATTTATAGATAAAGCGCAAACATTTTTGGGAATAAACTTACTTAACTACATTCATCGATTATTAAAAGGATAAAACATGAAAAAAGCTATTCTAATAACCACAATTATCGCAGGTTCCTTAGATATTTCCGCTGCGTTTATTCAAAGCTATTTTATGTATAACGTTATGCCCTCAGGAGTATTGCAATTTATTAGCAGCGGTATTTTAGGAAGTGCGGCTTATTCAGGAGGGTTTGGTATAATTGCATTAGGATTACTTGTGCACTATTTAATTGCCTTGTCGTGCACAGCTTGTTTCTTTTGGCTATATCCCAAATGGCGTATTTTCAACCTAAGTATTTGGCTTAATAGTGTATTAATAGCTCTAATTACATGGGTGGTTACTTCTCAAATTATAGTTCCATTGAGCAGGATAAAACACAGAAATTTTGATGTTCATAAAGCATTCATAGCTTTAACAATCTTAGTAATTTGTATAGGTATTCCAATAGCTTACTTTGCCAAAAAATACTACGAACAAAAAGATCAATAAAAACTTTTAAAAAGTGTAAACCAATAATTCAATGAAAAAGGTATTATTTACTTTAACATTTTTACTGGCAAAAACTATAGTTTTTACTCAAACCATTGAACGCATTGAACCCAATAGCTGGTGGGTTGGAATGAAGTATAACACCATAACATTGTTGGTTTATGGGAATAAAATTTCTGATTTGCAACCAGCAATTTCTTATCCCAACGTTCAATTGATAAAAACTGATACCGTTGAAAACAAAAATTACCTTTTTATCACGCTTAAAATAAATGCTTCTGCAATACCCGGTATTGCTAAAATAACTTTCAATAAAAAGGGTAAGGTTTTAATAACAAAGGACTTTCAAATCTTACAGCGTGAAAAAAACAGCGAAAAAAGAGAAAGCTATACACAAAAGGATGCAATCTATCTTATTGTACCAGATAGATTTGCTAATGGCGACAAGACAAACGACAATGTTCCTTCACTTCTAGAAAATTCTTCGGATAGAAAAGGTGAAGGCAAAAGGCATGGTGGGGATATTCAAGGAATTATAAACAACTTAGGCTATATTCAATCTTTAGGTCTCACTCAAATTTGGTGTACGCCTTTGATTGAAAATAATGAGCCCGAATACTCATACCATGGATATGCAGCTACGGATTTTTATAAAATTGACCCGCGATTTGGCACAAATGAACTCTTTAGACAATTGGTCCAAGAAGCTAAAAAGAAAGGCATAGGGTTGATTTGGGATGTTGTTTTAAACCATTGTGGAACTGAATACTATTTTATAAAAGATTTACCATCAAAAAATTGGGTTAATTTTCCCGACAAGTATAGGCGTTCTAACTTCTTAAAAACAACATTAACTGATACCTATGCCACAGAAATTGACAAAAAGGAATATACCGATGGTTGGTTCGATAGTTGTATGGCCGATTTAAACCAGCGAAATCCTTTTCTGGCTAAATTTTTAATTCAGAATACTATTTGGTGGATAGAGTATGCAGGCCTCTCGGGTTTAAGGGAGGACACCTATTCTTACGCCGATAAAGACTTTTTATCGCAATGGGCAAAAACTATTCTTGAGGAATACCCCAAATTTAATATAGTAGGCGAAGAAATGACAAGGATTGTATCGCAAGTAGCTTATTGGCAAAAAGGTAAGCAAAACTTTGATGGCTATACATCCTATTTACCCACCCTAATGGATTTTTTGTTAAATGATAATGTTGTTTCTAGCTTAACCAGATCAAATGATTGGTTTTCGGCATGGAGAGATATATACCAGTGTGTTGCACAAGATTATCAATTCCCTAATCCAGAAAATCAGTTAATATTTCCAGATAACCACGATTTGGATAGATTTTATACAAGGTTGAATAAAAAATTTGACCATTGGAAACTTGGTATTGCTATATATATGACCATGCGGGGCATTCCTCAATTTTGTTATGGTACAGAAGTTTTGATGACCAATGATAAATTAGGAAATGATGGACTTCGTAGAGGCGACTTTTATGGAGGATGGGATGGAGACACCAAAAATGCTATAACAGGTATTGGCCTTACGGAAGAAGAAAAATGTGCAAAAGAGTATTTCTCTAAATTACTTTCTTGGCGAAAAACAAATTCCGCTATCACAAATGGCAAATTTATTCATTACGCCCCTCAACAAAATGATGTTTATGTATACTTTAGGTATAATGATAAACAAAAAGTAATGATCATTCTAAATAAAAACAGCGAAAATGTTACACTTGATATTAAAAGGTACTCTCAAATGATATCAAGCAAATTCAAAGCAAAAGAGATAATTTGCGATAAAGAATTTATTGTGGAAGACTCTTTAATAATTCCATCTAAAACTGCAATGATATTGGAAATAAAATAACGTTAGCTCAATGTAAACATAACATATTGATTCTAAGCATAGTATTTGATTGCTGCTCTGTTATGCTGAGCGAAGTGAAATCCAGAGGATTCGCTGAAAGCAACCATCTAGTTTTTAGATAATTATATCCTTCGCTTCGCTCATAACCGAGCTGCCATTTCGGCGCAGCCAATGACACCTTAAATCGACTCACGTTAATTAAATATATCATTAAAAAGGAAGGATTTAGCGATCATTTAAGTCCTATTCTAGCTAGCTGGTTAAAATATCGTGCTATGACTATCATTGTTGTTTGGGCATTGTCAATTTTAATTTCCCTTATTTTCCCTATCATTTCGAGATTTTTTTCCTTCTTATATTTATTTTACAGTATTATATTGACAGGCATTTCAGAAAGGAACAAAAGAAGCACAAAAATTAAAAATAGACGAAAAGGGTTTCTTCGACTTCACTTCTAAATCGAATCTTTCATCGGGCTTGTGACTGAGATTGGCTAAAAATGTAAAACTTGTTTGGTAATTTTCTATTTCATATCAAACTCTTTACTAAGTATGTTTTGTCTTCTAGTGCAGTTGATGCAAATGTGCTACCCTTAAGTTAGTTTTTAGCAGATAAAAAAATCTACAGTAAACTAGCATCTACTGCTCAAACTTTAGTAATTTTAGCAACAAGCCAATGAAAAATAACTTTTTCTGTTATAGGCGCAATTATTTATATTGGAAAACAAATTTTTGAAAATATTTCTAAAACGTTTTAATATGAAAATTTTTGCTAAAAGTAAATATTATCTACTTTTCTCGGTTTTACCAATTGTAATAATTTTTGGTGGTCTTAAAGTTGGAGTTCACTTGCTTGGTTGGGAAGTTATTCCCAAGGAGATGACTTCTTTTTTTCCAAGTATTTTGACAGGAATTATCTTTTTACTTGGCTTTCTATTAGCAGGTGTGGTTACTGATTATAAGGAAAGCGAGAAAATACCAAATGAGTTAGCCGCTTCTCTATATACCCTTTGGCATGAAGTTGAATATGTAAAGCATGTATCAAATTCGAAGTACGCTGAAAATTTGAAATCAAAGATTAAAAACTTTATTCCAACTTTAAAGAGAGATTATTTTGTATTACGAAATGATAATTTGGAAAAGCTGCTAGATTCGTTTTCATCTGATATTATAGATATGGGCAAAGAGGGCGTTCCGCCAAATTATATCGTTAGAATGAAAAGTGAAATAACTACGCTTAAGAAAACCATTAATCGAATATCAATAATTAAAAGCACCGATTTCGTACCCTCTGTTTTTATTTCAATAAATACAATTGCTGTAATATTTCTAATTGTTTATTGTTTGCTTAGCGTTGAACCATGGTGGGTAGGAGTTGTACTTGTGAGCATTTTCACTTTTATAATTTTCTCTATACTTTTCTTGATAAAAGATATGGACGATCCGTTTGAATACGATGAAAGTGACGATGTAAAATCAGACGAAGTTAGCCTTGAAGTTCTTGATAATTTGCAAAAGGAATTCAAAGACAAATGATTTAAAAGGAATGACTTTTGATTAAAAACTTCTTGTTCGGCTTAGGCGTAAAGTCTAAGCCGTTTTTTTTGCTTGTATCTAAGATATAAACTCATCTAACAATTTCTTATAAAAAATTCGAAGGCTTTGAGCCACAAGAACAACCTTTGATAGAATACATTGGCATGCAATAGTTCAGTAATACCTATTTTTATTTTCTTCAAAAATACATTAATCAAAAAAACATGTTTTTGTCTAATCGTACGTTAATTTGTACGAATCGATAAAGGCTTGTTTGTACTATTATATCACTTTTGCAGCATTGGAAATAAATTGAATTAAAAGATAATATAATCCAATAAGGATTTTTATTACTCTATTAATATCAGCATCCAAGAAATTCTTTGAATAGCCGAAGTTAAATGGCATTAGTACAAATTGCTAGGATGTTTCACAAAATTATTTTAGCGTAATAATTATTCTATTTAACGTCATGAAAAACAACTATTTATTGGATAAATAATTTTTCTTTTTTATTAATTTAATTAACCAGTATGAAAAAAGAATTACTCTCACAATTTTCGTTTTTCTTGTTTGCATTGCTTATCTCCTTTCAGGCGACAAGTGTTTATGGTGGAACTGGTTTCCTCCCTGTTGCTGGAACAGACTGCAACGTACCATTTACTGCAGTAAAAGGTATCAACCATTCCGACCACACTGGTGTAGTAGATCAATGGTTTACCTACACAGCAACATCTAATTGCCTAATCACAGTTTCCTCGTGTGGTTACACTACCAAAGCAACAAGTTTTTATGTTTTTGATAATTGTTCTGGCTCTGGACAACGCTATTCCAGACAATGTGGTACAACTACTCCCTATCAAAGCCAAATGGTTTTCGAGGCGGTTTCTGGGCAAACATATTTAATCAAATGGCTCAACCTTGGTGCTGCTGAGAGCTATGACTGGTCGTTAACCGAATCGCCATTACCAACCGGAACAAAATACTCAACAGCTATACCCGCTATTGAAGGTAATAATAGTACTTATCACTATGGGAATTCTGTGGATCAGTGGTATTCCTTCTCTCCAAATGTTGATGGGATGTTTGAATTATCATACCACATAACTGGATTTATGATGGAAAAGGTTGGCGGAATTTTATATCTCGAAACCTCCGAAGGTGTTTTGACTCAAATAGCCAAATTAAGCGATCTAAAAATAAATATCATAGTTGCAAAAGGGAAGAAATACTATTTACGATGGTCAAAGGATAATTCCGATTTACAGTCATGGTCACTAAACTTTCAACCCATGGCGCTTAAACCTGGTGATATGTGCGAATCACCTATAACTGCCATACAAGGTATTAACTCCGCATCAAACGTTACCGGTTCACAGTGGTTTTCATATATCCCTGCTATTGATGGAGTAATGACTGTTTCTACTTGTGGCATGACTACCGAAGATACCAGAGTATATATTTACGATGGTTGCAATGTAGTAGACATAGACAATTCGGATGATGATTGTGGTGAAGGTGAAGGTTTTCAAACCGAAATTTCGGTAAAGGTTACTAAGGATACAAAGTACCTGACAAAATGGGTTGACGACTACACATCGGATACCTATAATTGGAATCTATCCATGAGTCCATTCTCCAATGTAACAGATATAAAATCATTCTCCTTTGCAGGGATTACAACCAGTAGTACTATTGATGCAACGAATCATACCATAAATGTGGTGGTAGGTAAAAATGTAGACAAATCCTCACTAATTGCTACCTTCAACCTTTCGGCTGGAGCTTCAACTACCATTGGAACTGACACTCAGGAAAGTGGTATAACATCTAACAACTTTTCAACAGCCAAAACCTATACTATTATTGCCGAAGACAATACTACCAAAACAGACTGGACGGTTACAG
This window of the Bacteroidales bacterium genome carries:
- a CDS encoding glycoside hydrolase family 13 protein codes for the protein MKKVLFTLTFLLAKTIVFTQTIERIEPNSWWVGMKYNTITLLVYGNKISDLQPAISYPNVQLIKTDTVENKNYLFITLKINASAIPGIAKITFNKKGKVLITKDFQILQREKNSEKRESYTQKDAIYLIVPDRFANGDKTNDNVPSLLENSSDRKGEGKRHGGDIQGIINNLGYIQSLGLTQIWCTPLIENNEPEYSYHGYAATDFYKIDPRFGTNELFRQLVQEAKKKGIGLIWDVVLNHCGTEYYFIKDLPSKNWVNFPDKYRRSNFLKTTLTDTYATEIDKKEYTDGWFDSCMADLNQRNPFLAKFLIQNTIWWIEYAGLSGLREDTYSYADKDFLSQWAKTILEEYPKFNIVGEEMTRIVSQVAYWQKGKQNFDGYTSYLPTLMDFLLNDNVVSSLTRSNDWFSAWRDIYQCVAQDYQFPNPENQLIFPDNHDLDRFYTRLNKKFDHWKLGIAIYMTMRGIPQFCYGTEVLMTNDKLGNDGLRRGDFYGGWDGDTKNAITGIGLTEEEKCAKEYFSKLLSWRKTNSAITNGKFIHYAPQQNDVYVYFRYNDKQKVMIILNKNSENVTLDIKRYSQMISSKFKAKEIICDKEFIVEDSLIIPSKTAMILEIK